In a genomic window of Pontibacter liquoris:
- a CDS encoding YqaE/Pmp3 family membrane protein codes for MKFRSLLNLAMALIIGQLLFACSSAKYYEFSAQKPEAYNKVKDKPAPGQAVAPTLSEVALAAAEEKAATKAAAPVLEASTVKTPAAAPKKVAALPAAPANVNTAVTPATETKTITEAEAVSMAKARLATMTKAEKKEFKKDVKEAYRASSNTSIVEIILAVLLPPLAVFLHDGIGTSFWISIILTLLFYLPGIIYALLVVTDTI; via the coding sequence ATGAAGTTTAGAAGTTTACTTAACCTGGCAATGGCATTGATCATCGGGCAGCTGCTTTTTGCATGTAGCTCGGCTAAATACTACGAATTTTCTGCGCAAAAGCCAGAAGCTTACAACAAGGTAAAAGATAAGCCGGCCCCCGGGCAAGCTGTCGCTCCGACCTTATCGGAAGTAGCCCTGGCAGCTGCCGAGGAGAAAGCTGCTACAAAAGCAGCGGCGCCTGTACTGGAAGCAAGTACCGTGAAAACACCTGCTGCAGCTCCCAAAAAAGTGGCTGCCTTGCCAGCGGCTCCTGCAAACGTAAACACAGCGGTAACGCCGGCAACGGAAACAAAAACCATCACCGAGGCTGAAGCCGTGAGTATGGCCAAAGCTCGCCTAGCTACTATGACAAAAGCTGAGAAGAAGGAATTTAAGAAAGATGTGAAAGAGGCCTACCGGGCCAGTAGCAATACTTCGATCGTGGAAATCATCCTGGCCGTTTTGTTACCGCCGCTGGCTGTGTTCCTGCACGATGGCATCGGAACTTCTTTCTGGATCAGCATTATCCTGACCCTGCTCTTCTATTTACCAGGTATTATTTATGCCTTGCTGGTTGTAACCGACACGATCTAA